The Pogona vitticeps strain Pit_001003342236 chromosome 10, PviZW2.1, whole genome shotgun sequence nucleotide sequence GAAATAAGAGTTAGGCCTCTTGACTGGGTTGGCAAGAACACCCCAGAACTTGGGTATGGGGCCAGCGGGAGGGGGAGGGCAGGTATCTGAAAGGGTGCCCATTGAGGAGGTAACCAGAGAGAGGTGTTAATGGAGTACGTCAACCTATTTCCCAACTGGGATCCATGCCAGCTGCAGGACCCAGTGGGTTCCTTGGTGCAGAGaccctcacgggggggggggggggaaggaggagatacTTAGGGCAACAGAGGCTGGGGAGGCAGCACTGCAGAGCACATCAGAGACTGGCCCATCCTGCTAACCAGCAGCCAACCTGAGCCTTGTTTTCGAGGCTAGTATGCAATTATGTAATGGTGCCTTATTAGTGCCATCACATTCCATCCCAACTCTATTGTGCATCCACCCACCGGCCTGGCTCATCCATAACCCTCTGCTGCTTTAGACTGAGATGGCTGTTCTCTCAcccaaaggtgggggggggagcctaaaATTATGCCTAGAGATTTCAGAGAAGAGAGGGGCAGATGGGCAGGTAGCCAGATCTGGCTGGAGAAGGGCATCAGAGCTGCTGTTGCCCCTGTATGGGCTAATCCTCTTCCCTGAAGCTTCCTCAGTCCTGGCTTGGTGTTCCTGCAGTGTCTGCCAGGGACCCATTTGGGACTGATTACCCAGCTTTGCAACGTGGAGGCAGAGATGATGGGATGAGGCCAGACGGTTGCATCAGGCTCCCTTCATATGTGGGGACTGCCAGATCACATTATGTATTCAttactttccccctccctcctttcctccaatgaacGGAAGACAGTGCGTGGGGCTCAcctcttcccctttccttcttcacAACAAGCCTGCAAAGTAGGTgatgccgagagagaaagagagagagagatttccaagCCCACATATGACACCCCAACATTTGGAGACACTCCCTCAACCCACGTGTAAGCATCCCACGCCTTCCTCTCCATCCTTCTTCAGGGGGGTAGCCATCCTGTTCTCTTTGGCTGTGCTTGACCCtaggactggttgggggggggacggGGTGGGGACACATTCGTTTTACCTGCCAAGACCAAGcttggggtgggtaggtgggactctTCCCCCACAGGTTAGCTTCTTCCTTTCTGAGCCCTTCATTGTTGCAGAGGAAACCTCTGAAGCAGACGTTGGGGTGGGCACAACCATGAGGAAAGCAGCTTCGATCCAGGTCCTCCTCCGAAAGAGTTAACCTGCAGGCCATGTTTGCTCCAGATGTTTGGAGCCAGGCctgtggggctgggggtgggtgtctccagcttggtgggggggggaggagggcatccTTCCCCACCAGCCAATAGCTAAAGGCCTCCAGGCTGACACCCTGTTCTTGGCGAGAGATCTGGGATGGGGCCCCGCTCCGGCTGCCGGCTGCCTGTCACACATAAAAGGGTCCTGCTCTTATCTAGCAGACTCTGATCTTCCACTGAGCTAAGCTGGACCAGGCAGAGAGAACTCTCAGGGACACTGGAAGATTTTTCTCACCCGTCTCCTCCATCACCTTCAGCTTCAGACACCTTTCCGGGCATCAGAGGTGAGTTGCcggatttttgggggggggggggcatggagtCAGGACAGGGGTGGCCTGCTTAGCCACACGCAGGACCTTCCATGGAAACAAGGGCCTCGCTGTTACGGAATTGTTCGTTCCGTCCTGACTTGCTTTGGGCCCCACTGTTTGAGAAAAGGAGATGATCAAGATGGTGGtgaggatgatgaagaagaaccATGACAAAGTGGCATTTTTCCCTGTTGAGGAGAACGATTGTACATTAATCGAGAGACACCCGGAGACACACACCCCCGTCTCCCCATTTCTACGCAGTCCTCTTTGGAGACCAGGGGTGCCCTACGGCTCAAGTAGGGTGTTTTTTGGGGACTACtgtgcccagaatcccccagccagggaGCTAtagtagtccaaaaaacaaaaacaaaccaacaactcACAGCCCAAAATCATTTCCAACTTCTAGGCTGACTGGTACTCCTGCATGGTCGGTCAATGCTTGATGTGAGTTAGGGGGGAGTGGGTGGAAAAGAAAAGCACACCCCAACTCAAGGATGCCCAGAACGGGGGAAATGCCCTGGAAGAAGGAGGCCAGCGGGTCGGCCCTTGGCATCTGAGCAGGCCAGTTCCAGGAGGAGCCCATCCTGGGATGGTTCTTAGCACTTCCAGCAGCTTCAGGTCAGCGGCCAGATCAAAGAGGGAGAGGTTACCTCTGTCTGTCCGGGCATCTCAGGTTCACCAGTTAAGTGTCCTGCTGTGGCTtgtgcttgttttccttttttgtgttgGGGAGAAAGCAGCAGCCAGCCCTGAGATGGTTCCTGGTGGCTCTTTGCCACCCCTCGACACGTGCCCACAGCAGTCAAGAGATGGTCTGCCACGTCTCCTTAGCATTTTTGTGATTagggatcagaaaaaaaaattggagcgGAGCCAGACCAGATCTTAGacattttcctctcctctcctctcttcctccttctctccctcccttcctttttcaaCTACCCCAACACTAAGTTTTAATGCAAAGCAGCCCCACTTCTGCAGATGCATCTGAGCTTACGCCCCCAccccagaaaggaaaggaaaggaaaaggggagagtGTCTAAGGTGCCCCACAGCTCTGTGATATTTTGCGGGTTGGTTCACTGGTGGGTTGCTTGGTTGTGTGCCATCGAATTGAACTTAAGGCAGCCCTCGTGGGGTTTTCTAGGCACAGTGCTCAGAAGTGGGTTCCCGATCCCTCCTTCCATCCCCAGCAACACTGGCCTCCCTGAATAGGGAGATAATGTTCAGAAGCAAACGGAAACCTTTGGGAACCCTCTCAGCAGACATTCCCACTTGCCACTGGTTTATTGAACAATGGAGCAAGACATGCCATTTGGGGCTGTGCATGGATGTGGCAGAAGCTGCTTGCACCTGGTGTTGAGTCGCCACCTTATTTTTGTTGCCCAAAAGGGCATCAAAAGGGCGATCTTCCCTCCACGTCCCTCATTCACGGGTATCTTTCTAGACTAAAGGCAGGCAGAGAAGAAGTGGGTAAGCCACACCTCCACCTGCCCACTGCCAGCTCAGCCCCTGGACATGACCCCACTTGCGGTCAGACTCTGGTGCAAACCCATACAGACTCATTGTAGCAAAACAGAGTTTAGGGGAGTTGTTTTTCCGAGCTGAAACTTGCAGAATTTCCCAGACAACATGGAGACAATTCTCAGAGCTActgtaaaaaaatataaagaagttTCCTAAGCTCTGATTaaagaagactttttaaaatggttttttccccctttgttcttAATCTTCTGTAAACACACCTGATTTTGCCTAGAGGAAACCGAGAGATTGACGAGAAACAGCCGAACATACTTTGCAACATTCTTCTTTATTGTGATTTAGCCTGTCTTTATTTGCAGATTATCTCATCAATTAGATTTGTCATAGATAATCTTCCAGCCTTGAAGCACTCCTGGATCGGGCTCTTAACCACTCTTGTACCAAGCCCTTCAAAAGGGAACTCACaatctcctttcttctctgtcattAATAGgttagaaagggggaaaaaatgagtCCAAGATTCACAGGTGGACAATGACTTTATTAGGGTCAACTATGAATTCAAAAATATGCAGAGTTCCAGGTTCCATAGAAATTCCATGGTCATTTTTTACCATCTAGGCTAATGAAAATTCTTGGGAGGGCTAAAAAAGGTGCATGATTTTGAAATTAGTGTTGCGATGTGCTgcctgacttagggtgaccctaagAAAGGTTTTCTATATGGTTTCCTAttgctcgccccccccccaatgagtttccctggtcaaatggggatttgaattcacATCTAGTCTAGTACTGTACACCATTATGGCTCTCGGTAAATTTGTACTTGAACTTAATAAAGGCATTGCCCACTAGTGGAGTCTATCTGGGCAACACAGATTGGGGCCCTTGGAAAAAGGTTCTGCCCCGGCACTGCCAAATAGTGCTTCCCTCTTTCCAACCTCAGTTCTGGAAGGAGGACCTCCCGAAGCTACTGGACTTCAGCGGGAGGTTGTGAGCGGCCAACTGTGACTGCAGCAAACCGTGGAGGCCTTCCAACCTTCTCCACGTCTCTCCTCTGCAGGCTTTCCTTTCTCAAGGATGGACTCGTACCTGATCCAGGTGAACGGCAATACGaccctgccctccctccttgaTGTCCACGTCAATCTGAATGGAAAAGCCCCTTCTCTGGGCAAGAGCAAAGGCCGGAAGCCCCACTGGGCAGTCAGGGCCTCTGACATGTCCAAGCGGACGTTCAACCCCATCCGGGCCATTGTGGACAGCATGAAGGTGGAACCCCACCCAGAGAAGCCGTTGATCTCTTTGTCCCTAGGTAAGTGGGGCAGGAGAGGGTAAGGCAGACTCCCTCCGGGACTTGCTCTGCCTCAACCATGTGGGTTGCTGCTTCTTTGGCCCTTCTGGTTCCTGCCAGGATGTTAGCGGGAAGGAACGGGCCTCCACTAAGAGACAATCAGGGGACAATTTGCTAAACATTTCCCAGCCCTTTATCAAAATTAACATTGGGACCTAATTCTGATCACATCACGCCTCTGGCTGCCTTGTGCCTTGTGTTGCTACAGCAGCTCCCACAGCTAGAACGTTTGGCcagattaaaatgtaatttagCTGCTGACGCCCCTCAATCCCCTTCCCCATATTTTTTTGCAACAATGCTCAGCCTGATGGAGTGTTCTGAAGGGCTCACTTCCCCCctttcccattcattcattcattcattcattcattcattcattcattcatttcccccctttcccatccatccatccatccatccatccatccatccatccatccatccatccatccatccatccatccatccatccatccatccattcattcattccatgtttgccccacccttctccttaaaaaggacccaagggggcttgtatcattagaagacaatatttaaagcttaaaacaGTAAGCGTATCCATATTCTAAAGGTTCAGACAAATACCACACTCAAAGATGGTCAACAAAAACACCAACATCATGTTCAAAGCAGTTAGTCacaacaacccatttaaaaaaaataaaaataaacaacactcaggcaggcagtaactcagggaaagtttgcctgaagagaaaggtctttgcctccgttcggaaggacagcaaagacggagCCAGCCgggcctcccgtgggagggagttccagagtctgtgggagcagccacagagaagaccctctcccgcGTCCCCCACCaaaatgcacttgtgaaggtggtgggatcgaGAGAGAGGCCTCTCCTGATCATCTATGATTTGATGGCTCAGCTCTGATGTTTGTTTTTCTCTAGGGGATCCAACCGTCTTTGGAAACCTTCCTACGGACGATGAGGTCATTCAGGCAATGAAGGAAGCCCTGGATTCCCGGAGATACAACGGCTACGCCCCTTCTGTGGGTAGGTCCCCAAACCCTACACAGAGAGGAAGCTAGGGGTCAGCCAAACAGTTGGGGAGAAGGGTCCAGTGCAGGCATTTCGGGTGGGTGGGCTTAGAGGAGAAGGAGGCTCTGCCTCCCATGAAGGATTTCCAGGGCCAGAGAAGGAGGAGCTGGAAGGTTCACGAGAGGACCTCCCCGTGGCTGCCGAAGGAGGGGACCTTTCTTTGGAGCAGCACCTGCATGGCCCTCCTTAACAGGAGGACAGTAGAGCTGAGCGGGAGGGGAGAACACCCAAGACTTTGCCTCATTAGCACTAGAGTCACCCCATTTTCAGGATCCTGGgagatgtcacagaggcagggcccCCCTTCATGTGACTCTTGCCTACACAGGGTACCTGTCTGGTCGAGAGGTGGTGGCCAAGTACTACAGCTGCCCAGAAGCccctctggaagcccaggtaAGGAAGCCAGCTGGCGGGTATGGGTAGTGGAGGATAGTGGTGGTGGCATCTTTCCTCTTCCCATCATCCCATCCTAAGATCTTGGAAGGAGAAGCTGAGACACAAGATTCCCCTTTGGTTAGATAAAGGTGGTTCTCACTTTATCTTTGTTGTCTCGCGTCCCAAAAGGGCCGGCTTCCCCACCCCAAAAACTCACTGCTCCTCCTTCTTTGCAGGATGTGATCCTGACCAGCGGCTGTAGCCAGGCCATCGAGCTGGCCCTAGCCGTCTTGGCCAACCCCGGGCAGAACATCCTGGTGCCACGCCCGGGATTCTCCCTCTACAAGACCTTGGCTCAATCCATGGGCATCGAAGTCAAATTCTACAACCTCTTGGTATGccagtgggtgtgggtgtgggtggcaGGGGTACCCTTGACTTTCCTCTCCTGCCCTCGACCGTTTCAGGGCAGCAAAGCAGGAGGGCTGCTCATGGTAAGGGCCCCCTGCTAGAGGGGACGCCGTATCCTCATGCTCTTCTCCTCTCTGGCAGCCAGAGAAGTCATGGGAAATCGACCTCAAGCAGCTGGAGTCCCTGGTGGATGACAAGACCGCCTGCCTGGTGGTCAACAACCCCTCCAACCCTTGCGGCTCCGTCTTCAGCAAAAGCCACCTCCAAAAGATTCTGGCCGGTGAGTCTCCTCTCTGTTAGGATCCCTGGTGTCCAACGCCCACGCTGAGTTCAGGCTGTCCTCCAGCTGCTCCAGGCTAGGCATGGGCCGTGCTTTTGCTTCAGGAAgcagggggcagagagagagagagaggacgagGGGGGGATCCAAGGGCCACGATGGGTCTCTTGCTCCCAAGAAGGCTGGCTTGTACTTCCTGAGCTTGCCAGAATCTTGCTGGGCAGCTTGGAAGAAACCCCTTATTCAAGGTGACTTCTCTTCCTCCggtttttggggtggtggtggggtgttcTGCCTCATGCCCTGGAGCTGTCATGGGCCGCCTGAAGCTTTACCCAGTTCCCTGCACACTAGAGGCCCTCACAGTGTAGGTgccaaccatggtatcctctcCCTTTCCAAGGCTTGGGTgacttgatttattttatttattttatttattattaga carries:
- the TAT gene encoding tyrosine aminotransferase, which gives rise to MDSYLIQVNGNTTLPSLLDVHVNLNGKAPSLGKSKGRKPHWAVRASDMSKRTFNPIRAIVDSMKVEPHPEKPLISLSLGDPTVFGNLPTDDEVIQAMKEALDSRRYNGYAPSVGYLSGREVVAKYYSCPEAPLEAQDVILTSGCSQAIELALAVLANPGQNILVPRPGFSLYKTLAQSMGIEVKFYNLLPEKSWEIDLKQLESLVDDKTACLVVNNPSNPCGSVFSKSHLQKILAVASRQCIPILADEIYAEMVFEDCKSESLAKLSKNVPILSCGGLAKRWLVPGWRMGWILIHDRREIFGKEIRDGLLRLSQRILGPCTVVQGALKAILHRTSPEFYHNTLSFLKSNAALCYDALSGVCGLRPVRPSGAMYLMVGIEMESFPEFENDVEFTERLIAEQSVFCLPATCFEYPNFFRVVLTVPEEMMVEACQRIQQFCERHYQGGEGAPDLECDK